GTGGCCGGTGAAGAAGAAGTACGGCCAGAGCCTGTCCTGGGCCGACCTGATGATCCTCGCCGGCAACGTGGCCCTTGAGTCCATGGGCTTCGAGACCTTCGGCTTCGGCGGCGGCCGCGAGGACGTCTGGGAGTCGGAGGAGGACGTCTACTGGGGTCCCGAGAAGGTCTGGCTCGACGACCAGCGCTACACGGGCGACCGTGAGCTGGAGAGCCCGCTCGGCGCGGTCCAGATGGGTCTGATCTACGTCAACCCCGAGGGCCCCAACGGCAACCCGGACCCGATCGCCGCGGCCCGCGACATCCGTGAGACCTTCCGCCGGATGGCGATGAACGACGAGGAGACCGTCGCCCTCATCGCCGGTGGCCACACCTTCGGCAAGACCCACGGCGCCGGCCCGGCCGACAACGTCGGCGCCGACCCCGAGGCCGCCCCGATCGAGGCGCAGGGCCTCGGCTGGGCCAGCACCTACGGCTCCGGCAAGGGCGGCGACGCGATCACCTCCGGCCTGGAGGTCACCTGGACCGCCACGCCGACCCAGTGGAGCAACGGGTTCTTCAAGAACCTCTTCGAGTACGAGTACGAGCTGTCGGCGAGCCCGGCCGGCGCCCACCAGTGGGTCGCCAAGAACGCCGAGGCGATCATCCCCGACGCCCACGACGCGTCGAAGAAGAAGCTCCCGACGATGCTCACCACCGACCTGTCGCTGCGCTTCGACCCGGTCTACGAGCAGATCTCGCGTCGCTTCTACGAGAACCCCGACCAGTTCGCGGACGCCTTCGCCCGCGCCTGGTACAAGCTGACCCACCGTGACATGGGCCCGAAGTCGCTGTACCTCGGCTCCGAGGTCCCGGCGGAGACCCTGCTGTGGCAGGACCCGCTGCCGGAGGCCGAGGGCGAGGCCATCGACGCCGCCGACGTCGCGGCGCTCAAGGCCAAGCTGCTCGAGTCCGGCCTGTCGGTCGCGCAGCTGGTGTCCACCGCGTGGGCGTCGGCCTCGACGTACCGCAACAGCGACAAGCGCGGCGGTGCCAACGGCGCCCGTATCCGCCTCCAGCCGCAGGCCGGCTGGGAGGTCAACGAGCCCGACCAGCTGGCCCAGGTGCTGCGCGTCCTCGAAGGGATCCAGGCCGGGTTCAACACCGGCGCCAAGAAGGTCTCGATCGCCGACCTGATCGTCCTCGGTGGTGCCGCCGGTGTCGAGAAGGCCGCCAAGGACGCCGGTCACGACATCGAGGTGCCCTTCACCCCGGGTCGTGTGGACGCCACGGAGGAGCACACGGACGCGGAGTCCTTCGCCGCGCTGGAGCCCACCGCCGACGGCTTCCGCAACTACCTCGGCAAGGGCAACCGGCTGCCGGCCGAGTTCCTGCTGCTCGACAAGGCGAACCTGCTGGGCCTGAGCGCCCCCGAGCTGACCGTCCTCGTCGGCGGTCTGCGCGTCCTGGGCGCCAACTACCAGAACACCGCGCACGGCGTCCTCACGAAGACCCCGGGCAAGCTGACGAACGACTTCTTCGTCAACCTGCTCGACCTGGGCCAGACCTGGACCGCCGTCTCCGAGGACCAGACGGTCTTCGAGTCCCGCGACGACGCCACCGGCGAGGTCAAGTGGACCGGCACCCGTGCCGACCTGGTCTTCGGCTCGAACTCCGAGCTGCGGGCGCTGGCCGAGGTGTACGCGGGCGACGACGCGAAGGAGAAGTTCGTGAAGGACTTCGTCGCGGCATGGGTCAAGGTCTCGAACGCGGACCGCTTCGACCTGGTCTGATCGCTTGATCCGTTGATGTGGGGCGGCCCGTACGGGTCGCCCCACACGCATGCCCGGGCCGATCACCTATGTTGACATAGGTATTACGGGATACTTATCCTTCCCCCATGCGCCAGGACATCGACCACGTGGCCGCAGGCCTCGCGGCGTGCCTGCCCGCCCTCTACCGCGCCCTGGACCGCCAGGTCGGCCAGGACTTCCCGCACCCCAAGCCGCCCGAGGCCCAGCTGGCCCTGCTGCGCCATGTCGAGGCACACGAGGGCGTGACCGTGCGCGAGACCGCGGACGCCCTGCTGATGAAGCCGAACAACGTGAGCGCGCTGGTCACACAGATGACCGAGCTGGGACTGCTGGAACGCCGGCCGGACCCCGCCGACAAGCGGGTCGCGCATCTGCATCTCACCCCGACCTCCCGGCAACGTCTCGCCGAGGTCAACCAGCTCAAGGGCGCCCATCTCGCGCGCGCCCTGCGCGCCCTCACCGACGGCGAACTGGACGCCCTCGGCTCGGCGTTGGGAGCACTCGAGTCGCTCAGCGGACACCTCCACACCCACGCCCGCTGATCACTCACGCCCTCACCGGACCCTCGGCGGTCCGGTGCGCGCACGTGTTCTCCCCTACGCCTCACGAAGGACCGGCACAGCCATGCCCTCCGCCACCCTGACCACCCCTACGGACGCCACCGCGACACCCCGCGGCCCGCGCGCCAACCCCTGGCTGACCCTTGTGGCCGTCGCCTTCGGCCTCTTCATGGTCGGCCTCGACGGCTCGGTCGTCTCGATCGCCAACCCGGAGATCGGCCGGGACCTCCACGCCTCCACCGCCGACCTCCAGTGGGTCACCAACGCCTATCTGCTCGCCCTCGCCGCCGCCCTGATCCTCGGCGGCAAGCTCGGCGACCGCTTCGGCCGCCGTACCTTCTATCTGATCGGCGTCGCGGGCTTCACCGCCGCGTCCGTCGCCATCGGCCTGTCCGGCTCGATCACCGGCGTCATCGTCTTCCGCGCGGTGCAGGGCTTCTTCGGCGCACTGCTGATGCCGAACACCCTGGGCATGCTGCGCGCGGTGTTCCCGCCGAAGAAGTTCGGGATGGCGGTCGGCATCTGGGCGATGGTCTCGTCGGTGTCGACGGCCCTCGGCCCCATAGTCGGCGGCCTGTTGGTGCAGCACGTCAACTGGGAGTCCGTCTTCTACATCAACGCCCCGATCGGCGTCGTGGCGATCGTCTTCAGCGCGGCAGTCCTGCCGCAGAGCAGGAACACGGCCGCGGCGGAAGAGAAGTTCGACATCGCCGGTGTCGCTCTCCTCGCGCTCGGCCTGCTCGCCGTCGTCCTCGGAGTGGTCAAGGGCGAGACGTGGGGCTGGACTTCGGGCGGCACGCTGGGCGCGATCACGGCGGGCGTACTGATCCTGGTGCTCTTCGGCCGGTACGAGACCCGGGTGGCTTCCCCGCTCCTGCCGATGCGCCTGTTCCGCAACCCGGCGCTGACGATCGGCACGGTCATCACCGCGCTGAACTTCTTCGTGCTGCTCGGCGTGATCTTCTTTGTCATGCTGTACCTGCAGAACGTGCGCGGCTTCTCCCCCGTCGAGGCCGGTGTCCGCACCCTGCCGCTGAGCCTGGCCTCGGTCGTGGCCTCCCCGCTGGGCGCCGCGCTCACGGACCGCTTCGGCCCGCGCCTGACGATGCCGCTCGGCATGGCGCTCCAGGCCATCGCCTGCTTCACCATGCTGAGTTGGAGCGCGGACTCCTCGTACACCACCATGTGGCCGCCGTTCATCGCCCTCGGTCTGGGCGTCGGCATGGTGATGGCGTCCTCCTCCGACGCGA
This DNA window, taken from Streptomyces sp. NBC_00663, encodes the following:
- the katG gene encoding catalase/peroxidase HPI, whose translation is MSESNAAPEGKCPVAHDRALHPTQGGGNRQWWPERLNLKILAKNPAVANPLGEEFDYAAAFQALDLAAVKQDIAEVLTDSKDWWPADFGHYGPFMIRMAWHSAGTYRISDGRGGAGAGQQRFAPLNSWPDNGNLDKARRLLWPVKKKYGQSLSWADLMILAGNVALESMGFETFGFGGGREDVWESEEDVYWGPEKVWLDDQRYTGDRELESPLGAVQMGLIYVNPEGPNGNPDPIAAARDIRETFRRMAMNDEETVALIAGGHTFGKTHGAGPADNVGADPEAAPIEAQGLGWASTYGSGKGGDAITSGLEVTWTATPTQWSNGFFKNLFEYEYELSASPAGAHQWVAKNAEAIIPDAHDASKKKLPTMLTTDLSLRFDPVYEQISRRFYENPDQFADAFARAWYKLTHRDMGPKSLYLGSEVPAETLLWQDPLPEAEGEAIDAADVAALKAKLLESGLSVAQLVSTAWASASTYRNSDKRGGANGARIRLQPQAGWEVNEPDQLAQVLRVLEGIQAGFNTGAKKVSIADLIVLGGAAGVEKAAKDAGHDIEVPFTPGRVDATEEHTDAESFAALEPTADGFRNYLGKGNRLPAEFLLLDKANLLGLSAPELTVLVGGLRVLGANYQNTAHGVLTKTPGKLTNDFFVNLLDLGQTWTAVSEDQTVFESRDDATGEVKWTGTRADLVFGSNSELRALAEVYAGDDAKEKFVKDFVAAWVKVSNADRFDLV
- a CDS encoding MarR family winged helix-turn-helix transcriptional regulator, coding for MRQDIDHVAAGLAACLPALYRALDRQVGQDFPHPKPPEAQLALLRHVEAHEGVTVRETADALLMKPNNVSALVTQMTELGLLERRPDPADKRVAHLHLTPTSRQRLAEVNQLKGAHLARALRALTDGELDALGSALGALESLSGHLHTHAR
- a CDS encoding MFS transporter: MPSATLTTPTDATATPRGPRANPWLTLVAVAFGLFMVGLDGSVVSIANPEIGRDLHASTADLQWVTNAYLLALAAALILGGKLGDRFGRRTFYLIGVAGFTAASVAIGLSGSITGVIVFRAVQGFFGALLMPNTLGMLRAVFPPKKFGMAVGIWAMVSSVSTALGPIVGGLLVQHVNWESVFYINAPIGVVAIVFSAAVLPQSRNTAAAEEKFDIAGVALLALGLLAVVLGVVKGETWGWTSGGTLGAITAGVLILVLFGRYETRVASPLLPMRLFRNPALTIGTVITALNFFVLLGVIFFVMLYLQNVRGFSPVEAGVRTLPLSLASVVASPLGAALTDRFGPRLTMPLGMALQAIACFTMLSWSADSSYTTMWPPFIALGLGVGMVMASSSDAIVGNAPVKDGGVAGGLQATALQIGGALGTSVLVSLITSRVGATLTDELISAGVPAGTSTALAEAKDAVAMGAAPVSAEMPERLRSAVVEGSHQAFMNGVHTAVLVAGALCVLGAVVAATGVRRAPGR